In Bombyx mori chromosome 11, ASM3026992v2, one genomic interval encodes:
- the LOC101744881 gene encoding multiple epidermal growth factor-like domains protein 10: protein MWSNNFLFIFACSLQLSAVLALWSCSEDDDCSSLAGSVCRSGSCACPHGHQSVLGGSLCATVAPYHTSACVESHQCSRLFTSFECRRSGNERDGKCFCQEDHHYFRGRCWPIAEYGATCTRHEECLSVMRDPFSLRCDGTCVCATGYYSRQRGECRKIAAAVGEGCVLDEDCQFPGGACNVNTFRCYDVNAPPTEPPPAPPVTEPITEPTTAEPGDRPTTEEPEIIVVEGQFCDLNNPCPSPYQCSKFSSCVCPVGYYGNEAGTLCLAELGSPSTSEQCVGLLAEVRDGVCTCPANFFFDENMRDCVKVTRRITDSCVSDMNCFTFGSAARCGPPQQPWQLRSCECIPELAVWDADRNICRFFAGIGETCEVDSDCLAGELEIQCVKDEAGQGYCTCPEDLIAVDGLCVTSGLVLGEACQVSLECSGTENAVCTDGVCSCNTGYQQVDDFCAPVIGGTCSVDSDCVIPNTACFEIDNSMTCQCKERFVAYDDECWPNVDGFQSACNVTAQCTQALGNEGVCLDGACACVEGFHHRGGRCWPITGLFEVCNRDSQCFLGDLTERVVCRNSLCQCDFSYPYSEELHTCTSSASKMAGSLFIMAAAILYLYSNKM, encoded by the exons CGTGCTCGCTTCAGTTGAGCGCGGTTTTAGCTCTGTGGTCGTGCTCCGAGGATGATGATTGTTCGAGCCTCGCCGGAAGTGTCTGCAGGAGCGGAAGCTGCGCCTGTCCGCACGGACACCAATCCGTATTGGGAGGAAGCTTGTGCGCTACCG TGGCTCCGTATCATACTTCAGCTTGCGTAGAAAGTCATCAGTGCTCAAGACTGTTCACGTCATTTGAGTGCAGACGAAGCGGCAATGAACGAG ACGGCAAATGTTTTTGTCAAGAAGACCACCACTACTTCCGCGGTCGTTGCTGGCCAATAGCCGAGTACGGAGCGACTTGTACGCGCCACGAGGAGTGCTTAAGCGTGATGCGGGATCCGTTTAGTCTTCGATGTGACGGCACCTGCGTCTGTGCTACAGGATATTACAGCAGGCAGAGGGGGGAGTGCAGAAAGATAGCAGCGG ctgTGGGTGAAGGATGCGTCCTGGACGAAGACTGTCAGTTCCCGGGCGGAGCTTGCAACGTTAACACGTTCAGATGCTACGACGTGAACGCTC CACCTACGGAGCCTCCGCCAGCGCCCCCGGTCACTGAGCCCATCACAGAGCCAACAACTGCAGAGCCGGGCGACCGGCCCACCACCGAGGAACCCGAAATAATAGTCGTCGAAGGACAATTCTGTGACCTTAACAATCCCTGCCCTAGTCCTTACCAGTGCTCCAAATTTAGCTCCTGCGTTTGTCCCGTCGGTTATTACGGGAATGAAGCTGGTACATTGTGCTTAGCTG AACTTGGTTCGCCGTCTACGTCAGAGCAGTGTGTGGGACTGCTCGCCGAAGTAAGAGACGGCGTTTGCACCTGCCCCGCCAACTTCTTCTTCGATGAGAACATGAGGGATTGCGTTAAAG TGACGAGAAGGATCACGGATTCGTGCGTGTCCGACATGAACTGCTTCACGTTCGGCTCTGCGGCGAGATGCGGTCCGCCGCAGCAGCCCTGGCAGCTGAGGAGCTGCGAGTGCATCCCCGAGCTGGCGGTGTGGGACGCCGACAGGAACATTTGCAGATTCTTCGCTG GTATCGGTGAGACCTGCGAAGTGGATAGCGACTGTCTGGCCGGTGAGCTGGAGATCCAGTGCGTCAAGGACGAAGCCGGCCAGGGTTACTGCACCTGTCCCGAGGATCTGATCGCCGTGGATGGACTCTGTGTCACTAGCGGATTAG TTCTTGGCGAGGCTTGTCAAGTTAGCCTGGAGTGTTCCGGTACGGAGAACGCTGTCTGCACGGATGGCGTGTGCTCCTGCAACACCGGCTACCAGCAGGTCGACGACTTCTGCGCTCCCG TTATTGGCGGAACCTGTTCTGTGGATTCGGACTGCGTGATCCCGAACACGGCGTGCTTCGAGATTGACAACTCAATGACATGTCAATGCAAGGAGCGTTTCGTGGCGTACGACGACGAATGCTGGCCTA atgTGGACGGTTTCCAGTCGGCTTGTAACGTGACCGCGCAATGTACTCAAGCTTTAGGGAACGAGGGTGTGTGTCTCGACGGAGCCTGCGCATGCGTGGAGGGCTTCCACCACAGGGGCGGCAGATGCTGGCCGATCACGG GATTATTTGAGGTCTGCAATCGGGACAGCCAGTGTTTCCTGGGCGATTTGACCGAGAGGGTGGTCTGCAGGAACAGCTTGTGCCAATGCGACTTTAGCTATCCTTACTCTGAGGAACTGCACACTTGCA CGTCATCCGCGTCAAAAATGGCGGGAAGCCTATTCATCATGGCCGCCGCGATCCTTTATCTGTACTCAAACAAAAtgtga